From the uncultured Methanomethylovorans sp. genome, the window TTGGAAGGGTTTCCAATGAAGATCTTATCAGATTATATTGCATTGCGAAGATGTTCGTTTTCCCATCATTTTACGAGGGCTTCGGACTTCCGGTCATAGAGGCCATGGCATGTGGATGCCCGGTAATCACATCCAGTGTATCATCATTACCAGAAATTGCTGGCAATGCCTGTATTATCGTGGATCCAGAAGATTACCAGGAAATGAGTTCCTCTATGCTTGAATTGTTCCAGGATGATGATTTGAGATCTTCCCTTACTAGCAAGGGAATTAATAGGGCTGCTCAGTTCTCATGGGAAAAATGCGCTAATGAAACTGCAAAAGTATGCGCGCGTGTTCTTGAAGGGATTTGATATTAAAGCCCTTCTTTTTTCCTTAATTTTCTTCCAACTATATCGATAAATCCTGTAATTATCGCACAGATCAGTATTATCGTAGTATCCATGTGTGAGCTTACTGAACCATGTTGTATTTCTTCTGCTATTTGAAGTATCATAGAACTTGCAATTAATACCAGACATAGACGACGATTAAATTCCATTATTTTCCGGTACTTTTCGTTCTTTCGTTTCTCTTCTGTTCTATTTGCAGAAGAAGTATTTCTATTTGCATATGTCAGAAGGATTGCTACGCATACAATGGACATAAATAGGGCAATGTATACAGGTATAGAACTACTTCTTGCTTTTGAAGATAAGATTTCTACGCTTCCATTATCTAAATCCTTATTTCCACTGATATCATCGGCTATCGATCTGAGCATGTAGGATATGTCTTCAGGCTCTATGTTGTATCTTTCTGAGTTATTGGGAAGAGCCAGAATACAAAATATACCTGTATCTCTGAGGCTCACACTAAAATTGATTTTTCCATTTTTGTCTCCGATATTATTAGTAGATATATATGCCCATCCACCATTTTTGAACTGGGCCACATAAACATTTTCAGGCTCCAGTCCTCTGTATTCGAGCCACTGTTTTTCCACAAAGAATTCTGTGTATATGGTACCGGGATTAGTTGGATAGAGGCTTAGATCATATATATCGTAGATTTCTCCTCTTATTCCTTTATCTCCACTAGGCAGCCTTTTCAGTTCCTTAAGTAAAAAGGAGAAGTCAGTTGTTTCTGTGTTATAATATATATTAAAGCTGCTGAGGTTATTACTATCTATGGTAACTGGTATCTCTTTCACAGGCTCTTTAAATGAGAAGTCGCTTCCATACTGTACTTTTATGTTCAAAGTGTTCTCTTTAGTTGAGATATTCTTTTTGCTGACCAGTATTTTATTGTTCTCTACAGGTTCCAGTGTAAGGTAACCTCCCAGGATAGCTACAGGTTCGCCTTCTTCAAGTCGGATATCACTGTTCTCTTCAAGTGTTATTTTTATATCTTGAAGCTTATCACCATTGATATCAGTTATTTCTGTTGTAGAGCCATCTTTGAATGTATCGTGGTCCTTTAATACAATGGCATGTCCACTGATTTTATTTATCCTGAGCTGGACGCCGGGATTACCATCATCTTTTATGATTTTTCCGCATTCGATGCTCAGTAATGGTATTTCATTATCGTTTATGACTTCTTTATAAATAGTTGTGTAATTTTCTTCTATCTCCAAATTTGAGAGTACATCTCTTTCTCTATAAATGGAGCAGCTGATCTTATGCATATCCATGTCTATTGAATGCATTTGTAAGTACATTCCATCTCCAAGTTCAACCTTGCTGCTTGAATTGACCAATATTTCCATGTCAGCTATCGTTCTTTTGGAGAGGACAGCGGATGAATTATCGATGTCCAGTATACAGTAGGGTTCGCCAAGATATGCAATTGTTCTGTTTAGTGGACTTTCAATACTATTATCCTTATATTGCAGAGTCCCGTATACCATCTCATCTTTACTCAGTATATTGTCATCTTCCGGAACAATATTCAGGAATTCCCAGTTTCCCTTTCCTGAATTGCCGGAGTAAAATAGACCCGGTGATGTCCATGTATTTAATTCATTATCATAATTTGAAGGATCAAAATAAGTATAATCTGTAGTATTCCTATACGGATAAAATGCAATTTGCTCTTTTTGCCGTGGAACTATTATATAATCTACTTTTTGTTCTTGTTTTTTGCTAATTGTATCATACAAGGAAACTACAGTAGCCTGATCTTTGCTGAAGAAAGCTTCTTCGCTGAAAGCGAAATATGCATCCGATTCAACTTTGACATCTCCTTTTGGTATTTTTATGCGATATGATGAAATAGATGGTGGTAGTTTGATATTTATCCATTTGTTCTTCGTATCCAGTTTTGTATGGTATGTATGATTGTTTCCTTCGATGGTGATATTCTGTAATCCTTCATCATGCAAGGTCATGAATTTTAATGAGAATCTTTTGTTAGAGCCCACATAAAGGTCTCCGGGAGATAGGACGAATATCTTGCCATCAAAAACCAGTTTATCTTGATCACTGTGTAATTCATCTATTACAATATCATCATCATTTGATTTGAGTTCTATATGATATATGCCATTCTGCAGTCTCGTTACTTCTAAGGTTTCTGTCTGAATATTTCCTACTGTTCTGGTTGCTGAAGTTTGACCATCGTCATGTATGGTCATATTTCCAACAATTTCCCCTTTAGATGAATAAACAGTAACATTTAGTTCATCTGCACCTTTGTACCAGTTTAAATCATGTTTTGAAATAGAAAGGCTAAGTGTCTCGTTGTTAACATATGTGTATATTTCATGTTCTCCCCGTAACTGCATCGAGATATTTGTCTCCTTGGCAGTGTCAGTTAGAATAGTTCCCATACCATTGAATTTTATGTAAGGTGCTACGGAGAAAATAGAGTCTGAGGATGGTTTTCCCATTTCCGCTTTAAAGTCTTTTATATCACTATGTCTATATGAATATATTTCATATTCTTCACTGAAAGCCAGTGGTGTAGACTTGTCGAACTTATCCAGCAATTGGTTGTACTTAATTTCACTTTTAAGGCAGATATAGCCATCAAGAAGCGAAGTATCTTCAGAAGGCGTTATAGTAAATGTATTCCCGGACTTGAGGCGAATTACAATGTCTTCATCCCCATCCCAATCGATATCTTCAAAACTTATAGTATAGTTTCCAAAAATATCCTGCCCGTTCTTTAAAACATCTACTTTTTTTATAGATATCTCAGTCAAAGAAGCCATATCTTTTTCATGTAAGGAATCTCCAGAAGTAACGGAAAAAACTACAACTTTTTTTCCTTCATATAGCTTAGAATAATTGTATCTTCCATTTTCCTTTAAACAAAAGGAATCAAGAGTCATTTTGTTATGTGTAAGTATGAATGTGGAGTCCCCATTATCTAATGTTTTTGTACATTCCAGAGTATATTCTTCAGGCAGATCTATCTTTCCACCTTGGTAGACATTCATATTCAGGCCTTTCCACAATTCTGAGGACAAAACCGCAGTATCATTAATTACATCTATTGTGTATGCCTTTCCCAGATAGTCTGTTCTGTTTTCTTCCTGAGTTGCAGCATAATAAAAATGATCAGAATCTATAGTAGTACCATTTGATAGGTCTATTGACAGTATTTCTTTGTCCGACAATAAAGAAGGTGCATCTGCACCTGTTATTGTGTAGCTTTTCCCATCATATTTTACATAAGAAAGTGGTCCAGTGACCTCAGAAGCGGCAACTGGGGCAATTATTACAGTCAGTAAAATAAGGCACAAGATTTTTTTATACACGCGATCACTACTCTAAAATAATTTTTATCCAATCTACAGGAACACTGACCTTATTGGAACCATCAGATTGTTCAATATTTGTAGAGAAATCGAGCATATTGTTTTTTATATAAAGGTCAGTAGTTTTCCATTCTGTTTCAGCTGTTATCCATCCATTCTCTGATTTTATGGATTGTTTTTTCATCATTACATAATCAACATTATTTTTCTCAAGCCAATTAAAATCATTATTTAAGGATAAAACCTTGCACTTCATAGGATCGAAATAGGAACTTTCGGTAAATGAATAATACATCTTTGACTTGATGTGTAGGTCCCCGGCAGGAATATCCATTTTCTGCATGTCTTTTGCAGACCTTATTTGTCCATTTTGTGTAACTGCGATTTTATCGATTGTTATATTGTATGTTGAATTACCACTGCTGACTTCTATTGTTTGAAGTCCATCTTCGTGCAGAGTTATAAAGTCAACAGCTTGATCATTATTAGTTGAAAAGAATAGTTTGGTCGGAGTATATGCGAACACATTGTTCTCTGCAATCAGTTTATCACTGGAGACTTGCAGGTCTCTGATCAATGTATCATCATTTGCATCTATTATTATTTTGTATGTTCCAGTATTCAGGCCAGTGGCTTGGATATGGGATCTCTGTGTTTCTTTCAGACCTCGATGATCTGTTATATCGCCATCATCTGGAATTATAGCAGATTTTACAGTTTCTCCTGTGGTGGACACAATTTTGATTGTTATATTGTCTGATCCATTGTACCAGTTTAGATCCTGTTTTTCAATGTCTACTGAAAGTTCATTTCCATACACATACGTCAAAAACGTATGTTTCCCTCTTAATGTTGTATTCAATGTTGCATTGAATATTGAATTATTATAACCTGAAAGTTCTTCAGTTCCAGGGAATAAACTAATGGATGGTTGGATAGCTATAGTTTCGTCAGGTTGAATTTTTGAAAAGAAGTCTGCAACATTTGATCTTTCAGCAGTTTCACAATTTAATGAATAAATGGAAATATCATTATCAGAGTATATTTCACTGTATTCTTCATCTAATTGTCTTTGGAATGGATCATACAGCAGATTCCATTTGTAGTTCCATTGGGGAGCACTGTGTGCACCCAATTTAAATATAGATCCTTTTGGAAGATTATCTTTGAAACGAATTTGGACCTTTATTAGTGAAGCATCATTGATCTTTGGCTCTTTTAATTGAAAATAAACAAAACGATCAGTAAAGTTCCTTAAGTTGATTTTCTCATTTCCAATGTTATCTTTCAAAGGTTCTGATATCCTCTCTTCGGGGCCAATGAGTTTAACATCTCTCACCATATCTGTTCTAGAGCCCACGTTTATAACATATGATCCATCATTTTCTTCAATCTGTGTAGATTGGATATTCATCATTAACAAGTAAGAGAACAAAATCAGTGGAATTAGCAGATGGACCTTGTTAAAGTTCATGCGGAGCTCCATCAAGTTATTACTATGTTATTTGATATCGAATGGATTTCAGTTGTTCCTTTTTTTTGCATGCAGAGCGTCACAGTATGATTGCCCTTATTCATCATAGAAGAGTCAATGCTGATTTTCAGCTCAGATCTTTCTATGTCTTCAGACAAGTCTTCACTTCCTGATCCGTAACCATATTTGTAGGGTGATACTCCTTCAATGGCTATGCCTAATTTTTCGCTGTATTTTTCATTTCTATCAAACATAGTTCCGGTTTTTGAAGCTCCATCTATTTTTAATGATACATTCCAGTCTTCCAGCTCTTTTGAGGTTAGGCCGTTTTCAGCTACTAAAAAGAAAGTGATCATATCTCCTTTTTTGTAAGTATCAGAAAGCCCTTTGATTTTAAGTTCCTCTGCATGTACCATACTTACTAACAGCACTATTAGAATAATTGCAACTGTAAGGATAGAACTATAATACGCATTCCTTTTGGTATGCTTCTCCTTATGGATGGTATTCCCCTCATTAAATAAGTTAAATTTAATATATCTATATTAATCTAAATTATCTTATATATATCTACTGTTCAGGTCAAACTAAAAACAGGAGGTATTGGCCATTGTTACAGTATGTAACTAACAATACTCACTCGTCCTTTGATCTTACAATCTTATATCTTCTGAAAAGAATAATACACAATGCAGCGGCTGTTAACAAAATGATTACATAAAAGGAATTTTCAAAATTAATCCTTATCCCCAGGAGATTGAACATAAAAAATAAGCTAAGGGGTACCATGACAAGAGAAAGGCCTAAAGAAAGTGCAATCCTTTCTATCATATCTATCTCTTTTTCAAATAATGCGTAAGTCCATGCTAATCCTGGTAAAAATAGTACTAGTAGTGAACCAGCAAGCATTTGGAGGTTCATTTATTCTCCAAATTCTTCTTTTGTTGTTTACCTGTTTTGTTATTTCCACTCAAGCCATTGAGTTCAAAATCGCAGAAAATCAATGAAACAGTCAGTAGAAGCATGCCTAACAGGATAGCTACCTCATTAACTATGCTTGTAGCATGGGATAACTTATACTCTACCGCAAATAATCCAACGATAGCTATCACAATAGCCAGAATAATATGTATAATATTGGAACTCTGTTTGTTTCGTTTCTGATCTCTAACTCCTTCTTTAAATAACAGGAGATCTGCTAGGCCGGAAATAATTGCGGGTATTACTATGTATCTCACATCAAAATATATGGATACGCTATGTGGCCAGATGCTTTCCATCAGGAACAACAGAAGCATTGTTATAAAAAGCGTTGAGAACAATTTGTGGCTAAACACCACTAGTTTGTCCTGATTCGCAATACTTTTTGAAGATCTGGACATATCTTTTACCTTAATATATTTCATTGAACAGGTCCGGTATATCTGTAAATCTTACTTTTGTCGTTTCTTATCAATTGGAATTCGTTGCCCGAGTACTTGCTGAGTTCTATATTTTCTATATTCATCGAATGATATATATAAATATCCTTGTCATATTTTGACATGAATTCTGCACCTTGCTTTGAATCAGATGTTCTGAGGAAATCATCCCAGTCTTCTTGTGTATTTATGTCCCAGTGAAAAAGTCCCGGAGCTATCACAGGGTGTTTTCCCCATCCGAGAACCCAAGGTGCATCATATGCAGTTGTAAGGATGTATCTTTGTGGCCTGATATTGTCAGCCATCCATTGAATATCCAAAAGGTCACTATCAGATATAAGCCTACTATTATCTGCCATTTGGCTATGCAGGAGCAGACTTCCAGTGAACATTATTAACAAAAGGATTATTTTTCCATATGCCATTAGCTCTTTTTTTTGTTCAAAGACTATTCTTTGAATGCAACCTCCCGCTAGTACTATCAGGAGAATGTCAAGTGTTGCAAGGTATCTTCTGAAAAAAACAATTTTGAATATTACCAATGCACTGGTAATCAGTGTGAAGTAAAATAAAGGGTCCCTTTTTTTATTCAAAAACATGTAAATAAAGCCTAGGATACCGAATGTGATGTAAGGGAATGATAAATACCCATATTTCGAGAAAGACAAAAAAGTTCCTCCCTGGGTGTTTACATTGTTAGTGAGGTTGCTTAAAGCAACACTGAGCAAACCATTCAGCATGGAAACAACAAGTTCCATTCTGGGTATACAGAAAGGTAGTATCAGCAAAGCGGCTATGATGCCGGTCAAGTATATTTTTGGATTTTTTGTTTCCAGCAGCAAGCATAGCAACACTAAAGACAAAAGAAGAAAATGTGGTTGATGGTAGATACTCAAAGCAGCATAAATGATAGCTGTAGTTATGTATCTTTCCTTTTGCAGCAAAATTATGGCTATTAACATAAGGAAAAGCCCAATTATATTCTTTAGGTATGAGTATTCAAAAAGCACATACTGGGTTGCAGACAGTAGGTAGATAACCGTAGAAATAACTGCACCTCTCTCGCTGGAAATCTGTTTTGATACGGCGAACACAGGAAAAGCCATTAATCCACATACCAATGGCGTAAAAATCTTTATAATCTCGGTAGATCTAAAACCTGCAACCACATACAGTATATCGCTAAGTAGGACTATTCCCTGAGGGAACATTTCTTTGAACCATTGGGGCAATGTGCTTTCAGGAATACCGGGGAGATTTGAGATATATGTATCAAAGCCATATTTATACAGGCCTGGATCATATCCCGGTGGTACATTTGTCCAAAAATATGGGTAATAGCGAATGAAAACAGACAATGTGAATACGGATGCAAGTCCTATCCAGAGGATCCTGTTATCAACATTTCCTTTATTTCTCTCCCTGTTCATATCTCTAATAATAGGTATTCCCATTATGGGGAGGATAAGTATCAATATTTGTATCTTTAGTTCATGAGAACCGATGAGTATACTGAATATTGTTAATAGTAAAGATATTACTATAAGTTTTAGGAATATTTTTTTACAAATCTCATCTATGTTCATCTGATCTCACTGTATCCCTATGTACATGTATTTCTGTAGAGAAAGCAGTCAAGTTTATAAATTATTGCAACATTTACATATATCTCATAGCATAAAAATCCTATTTTTCGGATACACAACATATAGATATATTAAAAGGTAAAAATGAAGCAGAGTTTAAGGCATGGAACTATCTATCTAATAGCAGCTCAGGTCTCTTTTGTCCTCTCTGGCTATGCGACGCATATCGGATTGGGTAGATTTCTAGGCCCTGCAGATTATGGTATATATGCTGTTGTTATTTCTCTTATGACAATGGTGAATCTGATCCTTTCAACGGGTATACCACAGGCTGTATCCAAATATGTGGCACACCAGGATGGGAATGAATTACATGTTAAGAAAACTGCGCAAAATATGCAATTAATATTTAGTTTAGTTCTATTCCTAATTTACTACTATTTCGCCGACCAGTTAGCTATCATGTTGAATGATCCGGGCCTTACTCCATATCTTCGGCTTTCTTCCCTTATTGTTCCGGCATATGCATTGCAAGCCCTGTATATTGGCTATTTCAACGGATTAAAAGAGTATGGTAAACAATCCCTTGTGATCATTCTCTATTCAGTTTTTAAAGTAGTGTTCATACTCGGGTTTGCAGTAACCTCTTATGCACTTTATGGTGCAATAACTGGTTTTATCATCTCATCAGTAGCTGTTCTGGTTTTGGGATTCTTCTTTGTTCGTTCAACAGATAAAAAGTTCTACATGTCATCTAATGAACGCAGTATGATCTCTGCAAGGACAATATTGGATTTTGCAACCCCCATTATATTTTATTCAGTTGCTACAAACTTAATTATGAGCTTTGATCTTTTCTTTGTTAAAGCTTATCTTACAGATATGGATGTAGGTATTTATTCTGCCGTATCGACCATCTCAAAAGTGCCATTTTACATCATTGCAGGTATATACGGTGCTTTATTCCCTGCAATTTCAAGTATGTCAGTACATAATGACAGGTCACAGATGACCATGCATATTATCAAATCAGTGAAATATTCCATGCTTGTACTTGTTCCTTCTACTTTATTCGTAGTTATTTTTTCGAGACAAGTGTTAATCTCCCTTTTTTCTGAACAATATTCAGCAGGTTCAACTTCATTGGGAGTCCTGACAATAGCTATGGGCTTCTTTGGTTTGTTCTCTCTCTTCACTACTGTGATAAATGGAATCGGACAGCCACGGGTTTCAATGTTTATGAGTTTGATTGTTCTTGTGCTTGATATTATCCTTAACCAATTGTTCATACCTACGTATGGAGTAGTTGGTGCAGCTATAGCCACATGTATATCTTGCTTGCTTGGACTTGTTATATCGTTCTTATATGTATACAGAAAATACAATCATTAAAAGGAATTTTTATGTCTGGACTTTCTCTAATTAAACTTGGGATAGGCAAAACTTTGGAGGAGCTCTACCTATATACGTTCCTTTTTCTGGCGAATCTGTTTCCAGACCTGAGTGTATGTTCTATTTTGAGAAGTTTATTTCTCAAGCCGATTGCAAGCGTTGGGAGTAGTACGCGCATCCGTAAGAATATTTATATTAATTCATTCAGGAAACTTTCCATTGGAAAAAACTGTTTTATAAACCGTGGTGTGCAGTTTGATTGTTCTGGTCCAATTTCAATAGGAAATAACTGTTCCATCGGTTTTAATGCATTAGTAACTACAAGTACTCATCTGGAAAAGGATCATGTAGCTGAAGATGGCCGTACTTTCATGGGCGAACCTGTAACTATCGGTAATGGTGTATGGATCGGAGCAAATTCCACTATACTTCCAGGTACCGAAATCGGAGACTATTGCATTATAGCTGCAGGTGCTGTAGTTAAAGGCAAACTCGAACCCCATGGTGTGTATGCAGGGGTACCTGCAAAACGCATTCGGGATACGCAGGGTATTGCAGAAAAAAGGATTTGATGGTCGATTATTTAACCTTCTCTACTTTCCAAACCATATTATCCTTAGCTACAGATGTCAGTTTATACTTTTTATTCTTTTTTAAATGTTGGAACAGTTCGGTAGCTTCTTTTGTAACATAAACCGGAACTCCATCGGATAGCATTTTATCTATAAGCGGCACCAGGTCCTTCTCTATATTTGCACCCGTATACCAATATGCCATGTCAGGTTGTGCTCTGAGTTCTGCTTCTGTCCTATAGATGGCTACATGCCGTTCCGTCATGAAAACCTTATCTAATGCTCTGGTGAAAATAACGGCATTTTCAGGTGTATTGGTAACTATTTGCCGGTTCAGATCTCCCCACATATTTAACCTATCTTTCGTTTTTATCAAATTCTTGTCGCTTTCAAATATCATAGTTGTTGAGGTGAGCACTATAAGCAGTAAAAGCAAAGCGACTATTCGCGAATTGTCTTGTCTCTTTAAAAAACGGGTTAGAAATACAGCAGCAAATATGCTCATTATTGCATAGTTAATCACAAAATAACGCGCCATGGAAGAATCAATGGAAACGGCCTCAAATCCCCAAGTTTCGCCTCTAAATCCATAAAGGCCAAAGAAAAGCAAGAATAGCTCAATGAAGAAAAGTGCAAAGAACCATTGCATTTTGTCCTTTGAAAAATATACCGATATAACCCCAAAGAAGGCAAGAACAAACAGCAGAGGTGGATAACCCACAATGTACTCAATAAAAGAGTCTGCATAAAATCCCAGGTTGTTCATGAGATATTCAAGTTGGTATCCTATTCCTCCTCCTCCTGTATTGATATCCACGGTTTGTGCATTAAGGGAAGAATTGGATATTGTCCACAAGATACGCAGTATCAAGAAAATACTCACAAATATGGTTATCTCTTTCAATTGTATCTTTCTGGTAAATCCCCATCTTGCTGCAATAAGTCCTATTAATATCGATCCAAATATGACTATTTCTGAGGTCCTGGTAAAAACAGCATACAAACAGAACAAACCAGCACATCCGATGTATACGTTCTTTCCGGTTTTAATGCCTTTGTGGAAACAATAAAGAGCAATGATCGAAAAGGTCACTGCAGGAATATTGCTGTAATACATATTGGAAAAGAACACGTATGAGGGATTAAGTCCCCAGATCAGCGCTGCAATTATTGCAGTTTTGTCATCGAATATATTTCTTACAAGCAGATATAAGAACAGTACGCCTGCACACCCTGCCAAGGGTACTATGTAATCTAAAAAGCCATACAACCTTGCGGTGGCCAACAACATCTGAAAGCCAACATATGGTCCAATATAGTTATTTCCTCCAATATCGATCGAGTTTCTTGGCCTGAAATAACTGACATTATATTTCTCATTCATTTCAGAATGCCATACAAAAGATGACTCTTCTACAATGATCTTTGAAAAGATCAAAGGCAGATTCTCATCAGGGCTGTCAGCTACCCTGTAGTTAACCTCACTGTTAACATAGGTATAATAGTTGAAAAGTAATGCCAGCAGCAGAATCACTGCAATAGTTGATAGATTGCCTTTAAGCTTCATGAGTTCTTCAGGTGCAACATTTTTTCGACTAATATATCGACGATTTCCTTAGAAGGACTCTTGAGAGCATTGATGTCTACATCAAAAATATAGTTATTATAGTTCATCAAGAAATCATCTATGATGCTGGCTTCATATTTTGAAAGGCAGACATTGGGGTATCCGTTCTGTTCCATAAATCCCCTCATCAAAAGGCAGGGTCTGCTAAGGAAGTAGGATTCTAGTTGTGGTGCTCCGCCATCGTTTACTATATACTTGCTGTTCTTTATCAGATTGATATTTGTTACATAATCCTGAAGTGGTATCATCTGAAGGTTTTCATATCCCTTTAGTGTTTCAAGCATATTCGATTTCATAAGCTTGTTTTTTAAAGGCTCATGCATGATCATTAATACTCTTTCGTTTTTCGCGATCTTCTCCACTGTGGACATGATGATATCCAATCTTTCTTTTGAA encodes:
- a CDS encoding PGF-pre-PGF domain-containing protein produces the protein MYKKILCLILLTVIIAPVAASEVTGPLSYVKYDGKSYTITGADAPSLLSDKEILSIDLSNGTTIDSDHFYYAATQEENRTDYLGKAYTIDVINDTAVLSSELWKGLNMNVYQGGKIDLPEEYTLECTKTLDNGDSTFILTHNKMTLDSFCLKENGRYNYSKLYEGKKVVVFSVTSGDSLHEKDMASLTEISIKKVDVLKNGQDIFGNYTISFEDIDWDGDEDIVIRLKSGNTFTITPSEDTSLLDGYICLKSEIKYNQLLDKFDKSTPLAFSEEYEIYSYRHSDIKDFKAEMGKPSSDSIFSVAPYIKFNGMGTILTDTAKETNISMQLRGEHEIYTYVNNETLSLSISKHDLNWYKGADELNVTVYSSKGEIVGNMTIHDDGQTSATRTVGNIQTETLEVTRLQNGIYHIELKSNDDDIVIDELHSDQDKLVFDGKIFVLSPGDLYVGSNKRFSLKFMTLHDEGLQNITIEGNNHTYHTKLDTKNKWINIKLPPSISSYRIKIPKGDVKVESDAYFAFSEEAFFSKDQATVVSLYDTISKKQEQKVDYIIVPRQKEQIAFYPYRNTTDYTYFDPSNYDNELNTWTSPGLFYSGNSGKGNWEFLNIVPEDDNILSKDEMVYGTLQYKDNSIESPLNRTIAYLGEPYCILDIDNSSAVLSKRTIADMEILVNSSSKVELGDGMYLQMHSIDMDMHKISCSIYRERDVLSNLEIEENYTTIYKEVINDNEIPLLSIECGKIIKDDGNPGVQLRINKISGHAIVLKDHDTFKDGSTTEITDINGDKLQDIKITLEENSDIRLEEGEPVAILGGYLTLEPVENNKILVSKKNISTKENTLNIKVQYGSDFSFKEPVKEIPVTIDSNNLSSFNIYYNTETTDFSFLLKELKRLPSGDKGIRGEIYDIYDLSLYPTNPGTIYTEFFVEKQWLEYRGLEPENVYVAQFKNGGWAYISTNNIGDKNGKINFSVSLRDTGIFCILALPNNSERYNIEPEDISYMLRSIADDISGNKDLDNGSVEILSSKARSSSIPVYIALFMSIVCVAILLTYANRNTSSANRTEEKRKNEKYRKIMEFNRRLCLVLIASSMILQIAEEIQHGSVSSHMDTTIILICAIITGFIDIVGRKLRKKEGL
- a CDS encoding DUF1616 domain-containing protein; translation: MNLQMLAGSLLVLFLPGLAWTYALFEKEIDMIERIALSLGLSLVMVPLSLFFMFNLLGIRINFENSFYVIILLTAAALCIILFRRYKIVRSKDE
- a CDS encoding flippase, with translation MKQSLRHGTIYLIAAQVSFVLSGYATHIGLGRFLGPADYGIYAVVISLMTMVNLILSTGIPQAVSKYVAHQDGNELHVKKTAQNMQLIFSLVLFLIYYYFADQLAIMLNDPGLTPYLRLSSLIVPAYALQALYIGYFNGLKEYGKQSLVIILYSVFKVVFILGFAVTSYALYGAITGFIISSVAVLVLGFFFVRSTDKKFYMSSNERSMISARTILDFATPIIFYSVATNLIMSFDLFFVKAYLTDMDVGIYSAVSTISKVPFYIIAGIYGALFPAISSMSVHNDRSQMTMHIIKSVKYSMLVLVPSTLFVVIFSRQVLISLFSEQYSAGSTSLGVLTIAMGFFGLFSLFTTVINGIGQPRVSMFMSLIVLVLDIILNQLFIPTYGVVGAAIATCISCLLGLVISFLYVYRKYNH
- a CDS encoding acyltransferase; its protein translation is MSGLSLIKLGIGKTLEELYLYTFLFLANLFPDLSVCSILRSLFLKPIASVGSSTRIRKNIYINSFRKLSIGKNCFINRGVQFDCSGPISIGNNCSIGFNALVTTSTHLEKDHVAEDGRTFMGEPVTIGNGVWIGANSTILPGTEIGDYCIIAAGAVVKGKLEPHGVYAGVPAKRIRDTQGIAEKRI
- a CDS encoding glycosyltransferase family 39 protein, with amino-acid sequence MKLKGNLSTIAVILLLALLFNYYTYVNSEVNYRVADSPDENLPLIFSKIIVEESSFVWHSEMNEKYNVSYFRPRNSIDIGGNNYIGPYVGFQMLLATARLYGFLDYIVPLAGCAGVLFLYLLVRNIFDDKTAIIAALIWGLNPSYVFFSNMYYSNIPAVTFSIIALYCFHKGIKTGKNVYIGCAGLFCLYAVFTRTSEIVIFGSILIGLIAARWGFTRKIQLKEITIFVSIFLILRILWTISNSSLNAQTVDINTGGGGIGYQLEYLMNNLGFYADSFIEYIVGYPPLLFVLAFFGVISVYFSKDKMQWFFALFFIELFLLFFGLYGFRGETWGFEAVSIDSSMARYFVINYAIMSIFAAVFLTRFLKRQDNSRIVALLLLLIVLTSTTMIFESDKNLIKTKDRLNMWGDLNRQIVTNTPENAVIFTRALDKVFMTERHVAIYRTEAELRAQPDMAYWYTGANIEKDLVPLIDKMLSDGVPVYVTKEATELFQHLKKNKKYKLTSVAKDNMVWKVEKVK